The sequence below is a genomic window from Chondrinema litorale.
TACTAAAAACAAAAAATAAGCAAGAACATGACGATTAAAGAAGCACAAGAAGTAGTAGACAAATGGATTAACACCACCGGCGTGCGATATTTTAATGAGTTGACCAATACGGCAATCTTAATGGAAGAAGTGGGCGAAGTGGCCAGAATTATGGCCAGAAAATACGGTGAGCAATCCTTTAAGAAATCTGATGAATCTGTAAACCTCCCAGATGAAATGGCGGATGTTTTATTTGTGCTCATCTGTCTTGCCAACCAAACTGGAATAGACTTAACAGAAGCTCTTGAAAAAAATCTAGAAAAAAAAAGCATCCGCGATAAAGATCGCCACAAAAATAATGAGAAGTTGAAGTAATGGAGTTTGATGGTTTACTTAAAAGGAAGAAAAGCAAAAAGACCAACTCTTTTATATTTTTTTTTCTGACTTCCGACTCGTAAAAACTGATTTAATTCTTCCATACTAATTAAAGCTGAAGTAATTATGAGTGTTTCGCCTGTATTGAGTTTGAAAATACAGTATCCATCACTTTTATAAACATAGGATCTACCCAAAACTTTAAGTGTAACTGATTCTATATCTGAAAAATGGAAACTAAACTCTTCTGATTCTCTTCTTAAAACTCTAATTATATTTTTAGCAGGATATAAGTATAAAGTTCTGAGAAAGTCATTTTTTACATATTGAAAAATCATAATGGAATTCAATACAAAAAGAATGATTAAAATGATAATTATAAGCAAATACAAATACCCTTTGAATCTAATATCAAATACATCATATTCTTGTTGAAATGAAGAAAGAGTTTGAAATGATATAATGAGGAAAAAACAACATGCTAAAAGAATAAAAAATAGCACATTAAGCTTTAAGATATTAAATTCTTTTTTTATTCTTAAAGAGTATTTTTTACCTGTATTATATGGGTCATACTTGTTCATATGATGTAAAAAGCATCTTTATAAAATAAACAACTTTACTCAGCCTTCTCAACCTTATTTCGCCATTTTTTCCACCAATGTTGGAAAGCAAGTACACCCCAAACTTGGTTTTGGTCAAAATTCATGGTGTTGGCGATGGTGCTTTTCAGGTTTTCTGTAAACTCTGTTCTAAATATTTTTTGCTCAGCTACCATGTCTTTGTTCAGGCAAGCATCATTCACCCAATTCTTCAATTCATTTTTGTAGCCTTTAGCCAATGGCACATCAAATCCTTTCTTTGGTCTTTTATATAATTCTGGTGGTAATAATGGTCTTACTGTATCTTGTAAAATAC
It includes:
- a CDS encoding nucleotide pyrophosphohydrolase, coding for MTIKEAQEVVDKWINTTGVRYFNELTNTAILMEEVGEVARIMARKYGEQSFKKSDESVNLPDEMADVLFVLICLANQTGIDLTEALEKNLEKKSIRDKDRHKNNEKLK